Proteins from a genomic interval of Vicinamibacterales bacterium:
- the atzF gene encoding allophanate hydrolase: MERPTFVPTVSGLHAAYRTGARSPDGVVAGIFRRIRSSGLGPVWISLADEEEAMLRAKAWDPQKPLAGIPFAVKDNIDVKGMPTTAGCPSFAYVARQTAAAVVRLLEAGAILIGKTNMDQFATGLVGVRTPYGACSSIFDDRYISGGSSSGSAVAVAHGLCAFSLGTDTAGSGRVPAAFNGLVGLKPTRGTVSTDGVVPACRSLDCVSIFTHTAGDAERVWSAIRSDEAAPDSGVRSIPDVGWRFGVPRDEDLRFFGDADAEALFRRAVERCQTLGGTEVRIDYAPFREAAALLYEGPWVAERYAAVGEFLKSEPLDADPTVAKIILSGERFSAVEAFRAFDALDALRRRMAPVWREIDVLVLPTTGTIYTKAAVAADPIALNANLGYYTNFVNLMDLAAVAVPAGVSPAGLPFGLTFIGRALSDRALLRLAQSFGGEAHADEPCPGRVQVGVVGAHLSGQPLNAQLIERGARLVYAGLTAPAYRLYALAGTEPQKPGLVRTPGPNGAGIEVEVWEMPEERFGSFVNAVPAPLAIGSVELATGQWVKGFLCEAYALAGARDITACGGWRGYLSAERM; encoded by the coding sequence GTGGAACGGCCAACCTTCGTCCCGACGGTCAGCGGCCTGCACGCGGCGTACCGGACAGGTGCCCGCTCACCGGACGGTGTCGTCGCCGGGATCTTCCGGCGCATTCGGTCGTCAGGGCTTGGGCCGGTGTGGATTTCCCTGGCCGACGAGGAAGAGGCGATGCTCCGCGCGAAAGCGTGGGATCCGCAGAAGCCGCTCGCCGGGATTCCCTTCGCCGTGAAGGACAACATCGATGTCAAGGGGATGCCCACGACCGCGGGCTGCCCGTCGTTTGCCTACGTCGCACGCCAGACCGCGGCGGCGGTGGTCCGCCTGCTCGAGGCTGGCGCCATCCTGATCGGCAAGACCAACATGGATCAGTTCGCCACCGGCCTGGTCGGCGTGCGGACGCCCTATGGCGCGTGTTCCAGCATCTTCGACGACCGCTACATTTCCGGCGGCTCGAGTTCCGGTTCCGCCGTCGCGGTCGCGCACGGGCTGTGCGCCTTCTCGCTCGGCACCGACACGGCGGGCTCCGGCCGGGTGCCGGCGGCATTCAATGGGCTCGTGGGTCTCAAGCCGACACGCGGCACCGTCAGCACCGACGGCGTCGTCCCGGCGTGCCGCTCCCTTGATTGCGTGTCGATCTTCACTCACACCGCGGGCGATGCCGAGAGGGTGTGGAGCGCCATTCGCTCGGACGAGGCCGCTCCGGACAGCGGCGTCCGGTCGATACCGGATGTCGGCTGGAGGTTTGGCGTCCCTCGCGACGAGGATCTGCGGTTCTTCGGCGACGCCGACGCCGAGGCGCTCTTTCGCCGCGCGGTCGAGCGATGCCAGACCCTTGGCGGGACCGAAGTACGAATCGACTACGCCCCGTTCCGCGAGGCGGCGGCGCTCCTCTACGAGGGGCCGTGGGTCGCCGAACGGTATGCGGCAGTCGGCGAGTTCTTGAAGAGCGAGCCCCTCGATGCCGACCCGACGGTCGCGAAGATCATCCTCTCAGGAGAACGTTTCTCGGCCGTCGAGGCGTTTCGCGCCTTCGATGCGCTCGACGCACTGAGGCGCCGGATGGCCCCCGTGTGGCGTGAGATCGATGTCCTCGTGCTGCCGACGACGGGGACGATTTACACGAAGGCGGCGGTGGCGGCCGATCCCATCGCGCTCAACGCGAATCTGGGGTACTACACCAACTTCGTGAACCTGATGGACCTTGCGGCTGTGGCCGTTCCCGCGGGCGTGTCTCCGGCGGGGTTGCCGTTCGGCCTTACGTTTATTGGCCGCGCGTTGTCGGACCGCGCGCTCCTCAGGCTGGCGCAATCCTTTGGCGGCGAGGCCCATGCCGATGAGCCCTGCCCGGGACGCGTGCAGGTGGGCGTGGTCGGGGCGCACCTGAGCGGTCAGCCGCTGAACGCGCAACTGATCGAACGGGGCGCGCGGCTGGTCTATGCGGGTCTCACGGCCCCGGCGTATCGCCTGTACGCGCTTGCCGGCACCGAACCGCAGAAGCCTGGACTCGTCCGGACGCCGGGGCCGAACGGCGCCGGCATCGAGGTCGAAGTGTGGGAGATGCCGGAAGAACGCTTCGGGTCATTCGTGAACGCCGTGCCCGCGCCGCTGGCCATTGGCAGCGTCGAACTCGCGACGGGTCAATGGGTTAAGGGCTTCCTGTGCGAGGCCTATGCCCTCGCCGGCGCTCGGGACATCACGGCGTGCGGGGGATGGAGAGGCTATCTCAGCGCCGAACGAATGTAG
- a CDS encoding urea amidolyase associated protein UAAP1 yields MNDILPERDILFEEVLAPGATWSHVLKRGTTLRITDMEGGANVGALLYNSENPTERYNMPDTLKAQHIAKLTSGAVLYSDMGRILCSVTSDTVGWHDPLGGCSNARLVLDKYGAGTYQDCRNDWHRNAYDSFIVELAKHGLDARDMTAMINFFSKVTVAGGGAMRFVENHSGAGTFVDLRAEMHVLMVLNSCQHPMDPSPAHRPRPVHLSVRRTPPPAVDDPCRIFRPENGRGFQLTERYFL; encoded by the coding sequence ATGAACGATATTCTTCCTGAACGCGACATATTGTTTGAGGAGGTCCTGGCGCCGGGAGCGACGTGGTCGCACGTGCTCAAGCGCGGGACGACGCTGCGGATCACCGACATGGAGGGCGGCGCCAACGTGGGCGCCCTCCTGTACAACTCGGAGAATCCAACCGAGCGCTACAACATGCCGGACACGCTGAAGGCGCAGCACATCGCGAAGCTGACGAGCGGCGCGGTCCTCTACTCGGACATGGGCCGGATCCTCTGCTCGGTGACGAGCGACACGGTGGGCTGGCACGATCCGCTGGGCGGCTGCTCGAACGCCAGGCTCGTCCTCGACAAGTACGGCGCCGGGACCTACCAGGACTGCCGCAACGACTGGCACCGCAACGCCTACGACAGCTTCATCGTCGAGTTGGCCAAGCACGGGCTGGACGCGCGCGACATGACGGCCATGATCAACTTCTTCAGCAAGGTCACGGTGGCTGGCGGCGGCGCGATGCGATTTGTCGAGAACCACTCGGGCGCCGGCACGTTCGTGGACCTGCGCGCGGAGATGCATGTGCTGATGGTGCTCAACTCGTGCCAGCACCCCATGGACCCGTCGCCGGCCCATCGTCCACGGCCGGTGCACCTGTCGGTCCGCCGTACCCCGCCTCCAGCGGTCGATGATCCCTGCCGGATCTTCCGCCCGGAGAACGGGCGCGGGTTCCAATTAACGGAGCGGTACTTCCTGTGA
- a CDS encoding urea amidolyase associated protein UAAP2: MPQANLVGASEIESSESPVRSRLDPARAVYDAIVPAGEPWVHEVAKGQIFRIVDLEGNQAADTLFFNAADYGERYSAQDTIREQANIYLTTGTRLMSNLGRALLTIVADTCGRHDTLGGACATESNRVRYALEKGHMHACRQSFVRGVLAWGHGLSKRDIAHNINFFMNVPVTPDGGLTFEDGVSAPGKYVEMRAEMDVVALISNCPQLNNPCNAYNPTPVRVLIWDAMA; the protein is encoded by the coding sequence ATGCCACAAGCCAATCTCGTCGGGGCGTCGGAGATCGAATCGAGTGAAAGCCCGGTCCGGAGCCGGCTCGACCCCGCGCGTGCCGTCTACGACGCGATCGTGCCGGCCGGCGAGCCCTGGGTGCACGAGGTCGCAAAGGGGCAGATCTTCCGCATCGTCGATCTCGAAGGCAACCAGGCGGCGGATACGCTCTTCTTCAACGCGGCCGACTACGGGGAGCGCTACTCCGCGCAGGACACGATTCGAGAGCAGGCGAACATCTACCTGACGACCGGGACGCGGCTCATGTCCAACCTGGGACGGGCGCTACTGACGATCGTGGCCGATACCTGCGGGCGACACGACACGCTCGGGGGCGCGTGCGCCACCGAGAGCAATCGCGTGCGCTATGCCCTCGAGAAGGGCCACATGCACGCGTGCCGCCAGAGTTTCGTGAGGGGCGTGCTCGCCTGGGGCCATGGACTCTCGAAGCGAGACATCGCGCACAACATCAACTTCTTCATGAACGTGCCGGTGACGCCGGACGGCGGCCTGACGTTCGAGGACGGCGTGTCGGCACCTGGCAAGTACGTGGAGATGCGCGCGGAGATGGACGTTGTCGCCCTCATCAGCAACTGCCCGCAGCTGAACAATCCCTGTAACGCCTACAACCCCACACCGGTCCGCGTCTTGATCTGGGATGCGATGGCGTGA
- a CDS encoding alpha/beta hydrolase domain-containing protein — MHLTLRSLCLATCVVLFGSAAHADVVKLVVEKREAFANQGRPYEKLTGRFYGELDARHPLNAVITDIEHAPRNARGQVEYSATFTILKPVDMTGVTGVLVYQVPNRGRAGIEGGGYFADFRSQGHVLVANGWQADIAAGAGIETLVTPIAKHADGSSITGPVMSRIADAPAGSNTQTIIRGRVTGTATPASLDTTKATLTRRASEAGSRVPLRADEWAFADCSATPFPGRAAPDKVCLKGGFDPASLYELTYIAKDPPVHGIGFAATRDLIAFLRHGSTGNPLAAAVRHTIAQGNSQSGNYLRSLLHLGFNQDEAGRRVFDGMNPNIAARQLAMNIRFSAPSGAAEMFEPGSEGVLWWSDYADQARGRQAGGLLARCQATGTCPRIVETFGSAEFYSLRASPNLVGTRADRDIPLPANARRYYSPSTRHGGGQGGFNVDVPIDACCQLASNPNPSADTNRALLHALVDWVVKDAPPPPSRYPRWDRGDLVPPTQAALGFPLIPGVSLPDGVIVPFYEYDFGPGFRNADVSGVVSVQPPIVRQTLPMLVPRVDADGNELAGVRSVLLEAPLGTYTGWNPIARGFFKGDIQALGGGFIPFARTKAQRVAAGDPRLSLEERYVTHDAYVARVKAAAARAVAERFLLPDDAEKLVAQAEKSSVLR, encoded by the coding sequence GTGCATCTGACCCTCCGGTCGCTCTGCCTCGCCACCTGCGTAGTCCTGTTCGGCTCGGCCGCCCACGCCGACGTGGTGAAGCTGGTGGTCGAGAAACGCGAGGCGTTTGCCAACCAGGGCCGGCCCTACGAGAAGCTGACCGGCCGCTTCTACGGCGAGCTGGACGCGCGGCACCCGCTGAACGCAGTCATCACCGACATCGAGCACGCACCCCGCAACGCGCGGGGCCAGGTCGAGTATTCGGCCACCTTCACCATCCTGAAGCCTGTGGACATGACGGGCGTTACCGGCGTCCTCGTCTATCAGGTACCGAACCGCGGACGAGCGGGCATCGAGGGTGGCGGTTACTTCGCCGACTTCCGTTCGCAGGGCCATGTGCTGGTCGCGAATGGATGGCAGGCCGACATTGCTGCTGGCGCGGGCATCGAGACGCTGGTGACGCCCATTGCCAAGCACGCGGATGGCTCGAGCATCACCGGGCCCGTGATGTCGCGCATCGCCGACGCTCCCGCCGGATCCAACACGCAGACAATCATTCGTGGCCGGGTAACGGGCACGGCGACGCCGGCGAGCCTCGATACCACCAAGGCGACGCTGACGCGCCGCGCGTCCGAGGCCGGCAGCCGGGTGCCCCTGCGCGCCGACGAGTGGGCTTTTGCCGATTGCTCCGCGACCCCGTTTCCAGGCCGCGCGGCGCCCGACAAGGTGTGCCTGAAGGGCGGTTTCGATCCGGCGTCGCTCTACGAGCTGACCTACATCGCCAAGGATCCACCGGTCCACGGCATCGGCTTCGCCGCCACCCGCGATCTGATTGCGTTCCTGCGCCACGGCTCCACCGGAAATCCGCTGGCCGCGGCGGTCCGTCACACCATCGCGCAGGGCAACTCCCAGTCGGGCAACTACCTAAGGAGCTTGCTGCACCTCGGCTTCAACCAGGACGAGGCCGGACGCCGCGTGTTCGATGGCATGAACCCCAACATCGCGGCGCGTCAGCTGGCGATGAACATCCGCTTCAGCGCACCGAGCGGCGCGGCCGAGATGTTCGAGCCGGGCAGCGAGGGCGTGTTGTGGTGGAGCGACTACGCCGATCAGGCGCGGGGCCGTCAGGCTGGCGGACTGCTGGCGCGGTGCCAGGCCACCGGGACGTGCCCGCGCATTGTCGAGACGTTCGGCTCGGCCGAGTTCTACTCGTTGAGGGCCTCGCCCAACCTCGTCGGCACGCGCGCGGACCGGGACATTCCGCTTCCGGCCAACGCCCGGCGCTATTACTCGCCGAGCACCCGTCACGGCGGTGGCCAAGGCGGGTTCAACGTGGATGTGCCGATCGATGCGTGTTGCCAGCTGGCATCCAACCCGAACCCCTCTGCCGATACGAATCGTGCGCTGCTGCACGCACTCGTCGATTGGGTCGTAAAGGACGCGCCACCGCCCCCCAGCCGCTATCCGCGATGGGATCGCGGTGATCTGGTGCCGCCCACGCAGGCGGCCCTGGGGTTTCCGCTGATTCCAGGCGTTTCGCTCCCCGACGGCGTGATCGTGCCGTTCTACGAGTACGACTTCGGGCCCGGCTTCCGCAATGCCGATGTCTCCGGCGTCGTCTCGGTGCAGCCGCCCATCGTCCGGCAGACGCTGCCGATGCTCGTGCCTCGCGTGGATGCTGACGGGAACGAACTGGCTGGGGTTCGCAGCGTGCTGCTCGAGGCGCCGCTCGGCACCTATACCGGCTGGAATCCCATCGCCCGTGGGTTCTTCAAGGGCGACATCCAGGCGCTTGGCGGCGGCTTCATTCCATTCGCCAGGACCAAGGCGCAACGCGTGGCCGCAGGCGATCCACGCCTGTCACTGGAGGAACGCTACGTCACGCACGACGCGTACGTCGCACGCGTCAAGGCTGCCGCGGCGCGAGCGGTGGCCGAACGGTTCTTGTTGCCGGACGACGCGGAAAAGCTGGTGGCGCAGGCTGAGAAGAGCAGCGTCCTGCGATAG
- the uca gene encoding urea carboxylase, translated as MFRRVLVANRGAIACRICPTLRKLGVSPVAVYSDADRHSRHVAAADHAVRLGPAPAAESYLRQEAILEAARKTGAEAIHPGYGFLSENPDFADACERAGIAFLGPTGAQMRALGLKHAAREIALQQDAPLLVGSLLLTDEAHALAEAARCGYPVMLKSTAGGGGIGMRICRTPRELEDAYAAVVRLGTANFGHGGLYLERFVENARHIEVQIFGDGRGDVVALGERDCSAQRRNQKVIEETPAPGLKAETRRRMFETSIRIASAVNYRSAGTVEFLYDADREDFFFLEVNTRLQVEHGVTEAVTGIDLVEWMVRLGAGELPPLQALRVEPTGAAIQVRVYAEDAAHDFRPSTGTLTDVHFPGDARCDTWVEAGMEVGPYYDPMLAKVIVKADSREGAVDLLRTTLAAARCAGVETNLDYLRQVVATPAFAAGGFSTSFLTGVTYRPRAFEVVEPGVQTTVQDFPGRTGFWHVGVPPSGPMDALAFRLANRLVGNGDGAAGLECTMIGPTLRFHADAVVALTGADMQARLDGAAVPLWEPVTVRAGSELRMGAAAGPGARAYLAIRGGLDVPVYLGSRATFILGKFGGHAGRTLRSGDMLRWLDDEPPMPPASPLPADLTPAYSSEWEIGAVYGPHGAPDFFLDEDITTLFDQSWKVHYNSDRTGVRLVGPRPKWARRDGGEAGLHPSNLHDNAYAVGSMDFTGDMPILLAPDGPSLGGFVCPAVVADAELWKLGQLRAGDTVRLRLITNRQALEMARELDHVVTTLSGRLPKPAVETPDPAVLKAGPRVTYRADGDRNLLIETGTNELDLNLRFRIHALEQSLRAQGLRGIIDVTPGIRSLQVHYDSRLLPREELMACLDDCDRSLADLDDLVIPTRTVHLPLSWEDPATLLAIEKYMQSVRADAPWCPSNIEFIRRINGLESVDEVRKIVFDASYLVMGLGDVYLGAPVATPLDPRHRLVTTKYNPARTWTAENSVGIGGAYMCVYGMEGPGGYQFVGRTVQMWNTHRTTKEFVPGSPWLLRFFDQIRFFPVGAAELLEMREAFPHGEYSIPIEGNSFSLRGYRKFLQDTASEAKAFKRHQHAAFVAERERWAAAGQAEFMEPPDVPPPASHVALPEGCIAVRSPMTANVWQVAVEPGQRVEAGQKLLVLEAMKMEVPIVAATDGLVDGIHCAKSGMVTAGQHLVTLQVLA; from the coding sequence ATGTTCCGTCGCGTCCTCGTGGCCAATCGCGGTGCGATCGCCTGCCGGATTTGTCCCACCCTTCGCAAGCTCGGCGTCTCGCCGGTAGCCGTCTACTCAGACGCCGATCGCCATTCCCGTCATGTCGCGGCGGCCGATCACGCCGTGCGGCTCGGGCCGGCGCCGGCCGCCGAAAGCTACCTGCGCCAGGAGGCGATCCTCGAAGCCGCGCGGAAGACGGGCGCCGAGGCCATCCACCCCGGGTACGGCTTCCTCAGCGAGAACCCGGATTTTGCCGATGCCTGCGAGCGTGCCGGCATCGCCTTTCTCGGGCCGACCGGCGCGCAGATGCGCGCGCTCGGCCTGAAGCACGCGGCCCGCGAGATCGCGCTCCAGCAGGACGCCCCGCTGCTCGTCGGTAGCCTCCTGCTGACGGACGAAGCGCACGCGCTCGCCGAGGCCGCACGCTGCGGCTATCCCGTGATGCTCAAGAGCACCGCGGGAGGCGGCGGGATCGGCATGCGGATTTGCCGCACGCCGCGGGAACTGGAAGACGCGTATGCGGCGGTGGTGCGCCTGGGCACGGCGAACTTCGGGCACGGCGGCCTCTACCTCGAGCGGTTTGTCGAGAACGCCCGGCACATCGAGGTGCAGATATTCGGTGACGGCCGCGGCGACGTCGTGGCGCTTGGCGAGCGCGACTGCTCCGCGCAACGCCGGAACCAGAAGGTCATCGAGGAAACGCCCGCTCCGGGCCTGAAGGCGGAGACGCGCCGGCGGATGTTCGAGACCTCGATCCGCATCGCGTCGGCCGTCAACTATCGCTCGGCCGGCACGGTGGAGTTTCTCTACGACGCCGACCGCGAGGACTTCTTCTTCCTGGAAGTGAACACGCGGTTGCAGGTCGAGCATGGCGTGACGGAGGCGGTCACCGGCATCGACCTCGTAGAGTGGATGGTGCGCCTCGGCGCAGGAGAGCTTCCTCCCCTCCAGGCGCTGCGCGTGGAACCCACGGGCGCGGCGATCCAGGTCCGTGTCTACGCGGAAGATGCGGCGCACGACTTCCGGCCGAGCACCGGGACACTGACCGACGTGCATTTTCCAGGCGACGCGCGGTGCGACACGTGGGTGGAAGCGGGAATGGAAGTCGGCCCGTACTACGACCCGATGTTGGCCAAGGTGATCGTGAAGGCCGACAGTCGAGAAGGGGCCGTCGATCTCCTGCGCACGACGCTCGCGGCGGCACGGTGTGCCGGCGTCGAAACCAACCTCGACTACCTGCGGCAGGTCGTCGCCACGCCGGCATTCGCCGCGGGCGGATTCTCGACGAGCTTCTTGACGGGCGTCACCTACCGGCCCCGCGCCTTCGAAGTGGTCGAACCCGGCGTGCAGACGACCGTGCAGGACTTCCCGGGGCGAACCGGCTTCTGGCACGTCGGCGTGCCGCCGTCGGGACCGATGGATGCTCTCGCGTTTCGACTCGCCAACCGCCTGGTGGGGAACGGCGACGGCGCCGCCGGCCTCGAGTGCACGATGATCGGGCCGACCCTGCGTTTCCATGCCGACGCCGTGGTCGCGCTGACCGGCGCCGACATGCAGGCGCGGCTGGACGGCGCCGCCGTGCCCCTGTGGGAGCCGGTGACCGTTCGCGCGGGTTCGGAGCTCCGGATGGGCGCCGCGGCCGGGCCCGGCGCGCGCGCGTATCTCGCCATTCGCGGCGGTCTCGACGTGCCGGTCTACCTCGGGAGCCGGGCCACGTTCATTCTCGGCAAGTTCGGCGGACATGCCGGCCGCACGCTGCGGAGCGGCGACATGCTCCGGTGGCTGGACGATGAGCCGCCGATGCCGCCCGCCTCGCCGCTCCCGGCGGATCTGACCCCGGCCTATTCGAGCGAATGGGAGATCGGCGCGGTCTACGGCCCGCATGGGGCGCCGGATTTCTTCCTGGACGAGGACATCACGACCCTCTTCGACCAGTCGTGGAAGGTCCACTACAACTCGGATCGCACGGGCGTGCGCCTGGTCGGACCGCGTCCCAAGTGGGCGCGCAGGGACGGCGGCGAGGCCGGGCTCCACCCGTCGAATCTCCACGACAACGCTTACGCCGTCGGGTCGATGGACTTCACCGGCGACATGCCGATTCTGCTGGCGCCCGATGGGCCGAGCCTTGGCGGGTTTGTCTGTCCGGCGGTCGTGGCCGATGCGGAGCTGTGGAAGCTCGGGCAGCTGCGCGCCGGCGACACCGTGCGTCTCCGGTTGATCACTAACCGGCAGGCCTTGGAGATGGCGCGGGAACTCGACCACGTGGTGACCACCCTCTCGGGCCGGCTGCCGAAGCCCGCGGTGGAGACGCCCGATCCCGCGGTGCTGAAGGCAGGGCCGCGCGTGACCTACCGCGCCGACGGCGACAGAAACCTCCTGATCGAGACCGGCACCAACGAGCTCGACCTGAACCTGCGGTTCCGCATCCACGCGCTCGAGCAGTCGCTGCGCGCCCAGGGCCTGCGCGGCATCATCGACGTAACGCCCGGGATTCGCTCGCTGCAGGTGCATTACGACAGCCGGCTGCTGCCGCGCGAAGAGCTCATGGCCTGCCTCGACGACTGCGATCGGTCGCTGGCCGACCTCGACGATCTCGTCATCCCGACGCGCACCGTGCACCTGCCGCTGTCGTGGGAGGACCCGGCGACGCTACTCGCCATCGAGAAATACATGCAGTCGGTGCGCGCCGATGCGCCGTGGTGCCCGAGCAACATCGAGTTCATCCGGCGGATCAACGGCCTCGAGTCGGTGGACGAGGTCCGCAAGATTGTGTTCGACGCCAGCTACCTGGTGATGGGCCTGGGCGACGTCTACCTCGGGGCGCCCGTGGCGACGCCGCTCGACCCGCGCCACCGCCTGGTCACGACCAAGTACAACCCCGCGCGGACGTGGACGGCGGAAAACTCCGTCGGCATCGGCGGCGCGTACATGTGCGTCTACGGGATGGAAGGGCCCGGCGGCTACCAGTTTGTCGGACGCACGGTGCAGATGTGGAACACGCACCGGACGACAAAGGAGTTCGTGCCCGGAAGTCCCTGGCTCCTGCGCTTCTTCGATCAGATTCGCTTCTTCCCGGTCGGGGCCGCCGAGCTGCTGGAGATGCGGGAGGCCTTTCCTCACGGCGAGTACAGCATTCCGATCGAAGGTAACTCCTTCAGCCTGCGCGGGTATCGGAAGTTCCTGCAGGACACCGCTTCCGAGGCGAAGGCTTTCAAGCGGCATCAGCACGCGGCGTTCGTGGCGGAACGGGAGCGCTGGGCCGCGGCCGGGCAGGCCGAGTTCATGGAGCCGCCGGATGTTCCGCCGCCGGCTTCTCATGTCGCGTTGCCCGAAGGGTGCATCGCCGTCCGCTCGCCGATGACGGCCAACGTGTGGCAGGTCGCCGTCGAGCCCGGACAGCGCGTCGAAGCCGGACAGAAGCTGCTCGTGCTCGAGGCGATGAAGATGGAAGTCCCCATCGTGGCGGCCACTGATGGCCTGGTCGACGGCATCCACTGCGCGAAGAGCGGGATGGTGACGGCGGGTCAGCACCTGGTGACCCTGCAGGTGCTCGCGTAG